A window from Pseudomonas frederiksbergensis encodes these proteins:
- a CDS encoding cyanate transporter has translation MENVRAISRPAVWLMFSIILVALNLRPSMAAVGPLLSAIRGDIALSFSLASLLTMLPVMAMGLAMFFGLSVSQRIGEQRTVVLSLLIIGVATVSRLFLDSAAELILSAVLAGIGIALIQALIPTLIKSRFSDNVSMCMGLYVTSIMGGAAIAASFAPLVMIRTGSWRVGLAIWAALALVALLFWCVQRERLPAQAQRNGSFFGNSRAWLLAIFFGLGTASYTCVLAWLAPYYVEKGWSEQNAGLLLGFLTAMEVLSGLLTPAIANRSHDRRVVLVVLLALIMAGFCGLVLSPQHLTLLWPCLLGLGIGGLFPMSLIVSLDHLDNPRRAGGLTAFVQGIGYLIAGLSPLIAGMIRDQLGSFEWAWWSLTGVMAVMVLMVLRFDPRHYAQHIR, from the coding sequence ATGGAAAACGTTCGCGCAATCTCCCGCCCCGCCGTCTGGCTGATGTTCAGCATCATTCTTGTCGCCCTGAACCTGCGGCCTTCCATGGCCGCCGTCGGTCCTTTGCTGTCGGCGATTCGCGGTGACATTGCGCTCAGTTTCAGCCTGGCCTCGCTGTTGACCATGCTGCCAGTGATGGCGATGGGACTGGCGATGTTCTTTGGCCTGAGCGTCAGCCAACGAATCGGCGAACAACGCACCGTGGTGCTCTCGCTGCTGATCATCGGCGTGGCCACGGTGTCGCGGTTATTCCTCGATTCCGCGGCCGAACTGATCCTCAGCGCCGTGCTGGCGGGTATCGGTATCGCGCTGATCCAGGCATTGATACCGACGCTGATCAAATCCCGCTTCAGCGACAATGTTTCCATGTGTATGGGGCTCTACGTCACATCGATCATGGGCGGCGCAGCGATTGCGGCGTCGTTTGCGCCGCTGGTGATGATCCGCACTGGCAGCTGGCGTGTGGGCCTGGCGATCTGGGCGGCGCTGGCGCTGGTAGCGCTGCTGTTTTGGTGCGTGCAACGTGAAAGGCTGCCTGCTCAGGCGCAGCGCAATGGGTCGTTCTTCGGCAATTCCCGCGCCTGGCTGCTCGCAATCTTCTTCGGTCTGGGCACGGCGTCCTACACCTGCGTGCTGGCCTGGCTGGCGCCGTACTACGTGGAAAAAGGTTGGAGCGAACAAAACGCCGGGTTGCTGCTGGGGTTCCTGACCGCCATGGAAGTGTTATCCGGCCTGCTGACACCGGCCATCGCCAACCGCAGCCATGACCGGCGCGTGGTCCTGGTGGTGTTGCTGGCGCTGATCATGGCCGGTTTCTGCGGGCTTGTTCTCAGCCCACAACACCTGACTCTGTTGTGGCCCTGTCTGCTGGGGCTTGGCATCGGCGGTCTGTTCCCGATGAGCCTGATCGTGTCCCTGGATCATCTGGACAACCCCCGGCGTGCCGGTGGCCTGACTGCGTTCGTGCAAGGCATCGGCTACCTGATCGCCGGTCTCTCGCCGCTGATTGCCGGGATGATCCGCGACCAGCTCGGCAGCTTCGAATGGGCCTGGTGGTCACTGACCGGCGTCATGGCAGTGATGGTCCTGATGGTCTTGCGCTTCGATCCGCGGCATTACGCCCAACACATTCGCTGA